A stretch of the Bacillota bacterium genome encodes the following:
- a CDS encoding APC family permease has translation MEDKTSTELRSGALGFWECFAIAVGGMVGMAIFSLSGVTFSMAGPAAVLSWILAGLIVLVYALNVAEMATKFPRAGGIYVYPSESLGSNPVIRQLGGWLAAWSWINVTILGTAFGAIFVAQYLGGIIPALGKYVVPMGFLGVAFVYLLNAFGVSIMGISNLIMTGGLGLIVLIYIIVAAPHGSAANLTPFFSGTMGSSGFAASIPIAMLAYGSVIAVASAAEEIRDAKRTIPRAMGWSMVTVIIGYAVTLLVTYAILPVSQVTAGSFGYYAPLHFAIAVAQLPSWLSALVSLGALLAIITTMLVMIMDAGRTMMAMGRSGLLPKAFAYVHPKTKTPLVSLTLASAAAAIIACFPNFTSQIINTGSTTFAVLVVIIVVSVISSRLYRKDVRAAFTAPGGYALQIIALLTVVFSISQLQHQGVALSAWWYAIGLAYFLIRWAAGGFADVKTGSKGMKSGAA, from the coding sequence ATGGAAGATAAGACGTCCACCGAACTCAGGTCCGGGGCTCTCGGGTTTTGGGAGTGCTTCGCCATCGCCGTCGGCGGCATGGTGGGCATGGCCATCTTTTCTCTTTCCGGCGTGACCTTCTCCATGGCCGGACCCGCGGCCGTGCTCTCCTGGATCCTGGCCGGCCTTATCGTCCTTGTCTATGCCCTGAACGTGGCCGAGATGGCCACGAAGTTTCCCCGCGCCGGGGGGATCTACGTCTACCCGTCCGAATCGCTGGGGTCCAACCCCGTGATCCGCCAACTCGGCGGCTGGCTGGCGGCGTGGTCGTGGATCAATGTGACGATTCTCGGCACCGCCTTCGGAGCCATCTTCGTCGCCCAGTACCTCGGAGGCATCATCCCAGCCCTGGGCAAATACGTCGTACCCATGGGGTTCCTGGGGGTTGCCTTCGTCTACCTGTTGAATGCGTTCGGCGTCTCGATCATGGGTATATCGAACCTGATCATGACCGGCGGCCTCGGTCTGATCGTCTTGATCTACATCATCGTGGCGGCGCCGCACGGCAGCGCGGCCAACCTGACGCCATTCTTCTCGGGCACCATGGGAAGCTCCGGGTTCGCCGCTTCCATCCCCATCGCCATGCTCGCCTATGGCTCGGTCATCGCCGTGGCCAGCGCGGCGGAGGAGATCCGGGACGCCAAGCGAACGATTCCCCGAGCGATGGGCTGGTCGATGGTGACGGTCATCATCGGCTACGCCGTGACCCTTCTCGTGACTTACGCCATTCTGCCGGTGAGTCAGGTGACGGCCGGCAGCTTCGGGTACTACGCCCCGCTTCACTTCGCCATCGCCGTGGCTCAGTTGCCCAGTTGGCTGTCGGCCCTCGTGTCGCTAGGGGCCCTCCTGGCGATCATCACCACCATGCTGGTGATGATCATGGACGCGGGTCGGACGATGATGGCCATGGGTCGGTCTGGTCTCTTGCCGAAGGCCTTTGCCTATGTCCATCCGAAAACCAAGACCCCGCTCGTCTCTTTGACCCTGGCGTCGGCCGCCGCCGCCATCATCGCCTGCTTCCCCAACTTCACCTCCCAGATCATCAACACGGGTTCGACGACCTTCGCCGTCCTGGTGGTGATCATCGTCGTTTCGGTCATCAGCTCACGGCTTTACCGCAAGGACGTCAGGGCCGCCTTCACCGCGCCCGGCGGCTATGCCCTGCAGATCATCGCCCTGCTGACCGTCGTCTTCAGCATCTCGCAGCTTCAACACCAGGGGGTGGCCCTCTCCGCCTGGTGGTACGCCATCGGCCTGGCCTACTTCCTGATCCGCTGGGCCGCGGGTGGTTTCGCCGACGTTAAGACAGGCTCGAAGGGTATGAAATCAGGGGCGGCCTGA
- a CDS encoding glycine/betaine/sarcosine/D-proline family reductase selenoprotein B, translating to MAPGIKVVHYLNQFFFGLGGEEKAGVGVSKVAGPVGPGLALQAALGSRGRITATVACGDNYFQENEGKAVAEIIEAIGAEAPDVVVAGPAFNAGRYGLACAAVCLAAKKELGIPAVTAMSPDNPAVQIYVQNVIMAPTTTSAAGMKQAAAQLAELTVKLAGGQRLGAAETEGYIPTGHRYNEYRSESAAARVVEMLHRKLAGEPFVSEIPLRGFEKVPPAPPVRDLAKATIALVTGGGIVPKGNPDQLKQAFSTTYGAYDISHADRLEPIGFIGIHGGYDCSWANDDPNRVVPLDELRAMEKEGRIGRVYERFFTTSG from the coding sequence ATGGCTCCGGGCATCAAGGTAGTCCACTATCTGAACCAATTCTTCTTCGGCCTGGGAGGGGAGGAGAAAGCCGGGGTCGGCGTGAGCAAGGTCGCCGGTCCGGTCGGGCCGGGCTTGGCCCTGCAGGCCGCCCTGGGCTCCAGGGGCCGGATCACGGCCACCGTCGCCTGTGGCGACAACTACTTCCAGGAGAATGAAGGAAAGGCCGTCGCCGAGATAATCGAGGCGATAGGGGCCGAAGCCCCCGACGTGGTCGTCGCCGGGCCCGCTTTCAACGCCGGCCGCTATGGGCTGGCCTGCGCGGCCGTCTGCCTGGCGGCCAAGAAGGAGCTTGGGATTCCCGCGGTGACCGCCATGTCCCCCGACAACCCGGCCGTTCAGATATACGTCCAGAACGTGATCATGGCTCCCACGACGACCTCGGCCGCCGGAATGAAGCAGGCCGCGGCCCAACTCGCCGAGTTGACCGTCAAGCTCGCCGGCGGTCAGCGCCTGGGGGCGGCCGAGACCGAGGGGTACATCCCGACCGGGCACCGCTACAACGAGTATCGTTCGGAGAGCGCGGCGGCCAGGGTGGTCGAGATGCTCCACCGCAAGCTCGCCGGCGAACCCTTCGTTAGCGAGATCCCTCTGCGGGGGTTCGAGAAGGTCCCTCCGGCCCCTCCGGTTCGAGACCTCGCCAAGGCGACCATCGCCCTGGTGACCGGAGGCGGGATCGTCCCGAAGGGCAATCCGGACCAGCTGAAACAGGCCTTCTCGACGACCTACGGGGCCTACGACATCAGCCACGCCGACCGCCTGGAGCCGATCGGGTTCATCGGCATCCACGGGGGTTACGACTGCTCGTGGGCCAACGACGACCCTAACCGGGTGGTCCCCCTGGATGAACTGCGGGCGATGGAAAAGGAAGGCCGGATCGGCCGGGTGTACGAGCGGTTCTTCACGACCAGCGG
- a CDS encoding acetate--CoA ligase family protein: MGLRCLPAAVAAAEEAGFPVVMKVVSRDVSHRSDVGGTSTRWWSGRMGQPSSTLGWSPPLNSEEGRGRVDRSLPVT, encoded by the coding sequence ATGGGATTGCGGTGCCTCCCCGCCGCCGTGGCGGCGGCCGAAGAGGCCGGATTCCCGGTGGTGATGAAGGTCGTTTCCCGGGATGTTAGCCACAGGAGCGACGTGGGCGGTACCTCAACCCGGTGGTGGTCAGGGAGAATGGGGCAACCGTCCTCGACGCTCGGGTGGTCGCCACCGTTGAACAGCGAAGAGGGCCGTGGCCGGGTCGACAGAAGCCTTCCCGTCACGTAA